Proteins from one Camelina sativa cultivar DH55 chromosome 8, Cs, whole genome shotgun sequence genomic window:
- the LOC104707917 gene encoding uncharacterized protein LOC104707917: MAEEDYIYRISTDQEWEEFKKNGSSLGGELDKSTGCFHLSKLDQVQSTLKNFFLNVKEDLYLLQVDPKKLGDGLIYESVDEVNSFPHFYGPDKTFVPLPLDSVVKAEKLTFSNGNFTCSFLTC; this comes from the exons atggCTGAGGAAGATTACATATACAGAATCAGTACGGATCAAGAATGGGAAGAGTTTAAGAAGAATGGATCATCTCTTGGTGGAGAACTCGATAAGTCTACTGGTTGTTTTCATCTCAGCAAGCTCGATCAg GTACAATCAACATTGAAGAACTTTTTCTTGAATGTTAAAGAAGATCTTTACCTTCTCCAAGTCGATCCTAAGAAG CTTGGAGATGGATTGATCTATGAATCTGTGGATGAAGTGAATAGCTTCCCTCACTTCTATGGTCCAGACAAAACCTTTGTTCCTCTTCCTCTAGATTCTGTTGTCAAAGCTGAGAAGTTAACATTCAGCAATGGCAATTTCACCTGCAGCTTCTTGACTTGTTGA
- the LOC104707918 gene encoding protein NIM1-INTERACTING 1-like gives MAIMNKEEKKSENMRINEIDDSHEDEELENKKMDMFFSLIKNYREAKKRRRQELTQDSGDVASVPAKRSDSGIIPVFRPEDFSHCVDLNLKPSSNSIVPTNKNQEQDKEEEEAEDEEEETEKETREDNGLDLNGGLLDNGLDLNLAL, from the coding sequence ATGGCGATAatgaacaaagaagagaaaaagtcaGAGAACATGAGGATCAACGAGATCGATGACTCACACGAAGACGAGGAGTTGGAGAACAAGAAGATGGATATGTTCTTTAGTCTGATCAAAAACTATCGAGAGGCCAAGAAACGAAGACGACAAGAGTTAACTCAAGATTCCGGCGACGTTGCTTCGGTTCCGGCCAAGAGATCCGACTCCGGCATTATTCCTGTTTTCCGTCCCGAAGATTTCTCTCACTGTGTTGATTTAAACTTAAAGCCATCATCGAATTCGATTGTCCCTACCAACAAGAATCAAGAACaggacaaggaagaagaagaagcagaagacgaagaagaagaaacagagaaggagACAAGAGAAGATAATGGTTTGGATCTTAATGGTGGTTTATTAGATAATGGTTTAGATCTTAATCTTGCATTGTAA
- the LOC104707915 gene encoding nitrogen regulatory protein P-II homolog, whose translation MAATMAKPISITSLGFCSDRKNIAFSDCISICSGFRHSRLDLVTRSPSNTRVLPVVRAEGSSDYVPDSKFYKVEAIVRPWRIQQVSSALLKIGIRGVTVSDVRGFGAQGGSTERHGGSEFSEDNFVAKVKMEIVVKKDQVESVINTIIDGARTGEIGDGKIFVLPVSDVIRVRTGERGEKAEKMTGDMLSPS comes from the exons ATGGCGGCTACAATGGCGAAACCCATCTCGATAACTTCACTCGGTTTCTGTTCTGATCGAAAGAACATTGCTTTCTCTGATTGCATTTCGATTTGTTCTGGATTCAGACATTCTCGCCTCGATTTGGTCACAAGATCACCGAGTAACACTCGTGTTTTACCTGTCGTTAGAGCTGAAGGATCTTCTG ATTATGTTCCAGACTCAAAATTTTACAAGGTTGAAGCTATTGTCAG GCCATGGAGAATTCAGCAGGTTTCATCT GCTTTATTGAAAATCGGGATTCGAGGTGTTACTGTCTCTGATGTTCGAGGGTTTGGTGCACAAGGTGGTTCCACAGAGAGACATGGTG GCTCTGAGTTCTCGGAAGACAACTTTGTTGCTAAAGTTAAAATGGAAATCGTTGTTAAGAAAGACCAA GTGGAATCTGTAATCAACACAATAATTGATGGAGCCAGGACAGGAGAGATTGGTGATGGCAAAATTTTCG TTTTGCCAGTGTCAGATGTCATAAGAGTTCGGACAG GTGAGCGTGGGGAGAAAGCAGAGAAGATGACTGGTGATATGCTTTCACCGTCCTAG
- the LOC104707919 gene encoding polygalacturonase At1g48100-like: MLKLSRDPILSITTLILITLSLFSYETEARLHHHKDNDNPNPKPEPPSQPPSLSPNPSDPSQSPSQSQDSDHEVVYNVRHYGAVGNGVSDDTESFKKAWDSACSNDNNNTVSVLLVPYGFTFMIHSTIFTGPCRSYQYFQVDGTIVPRDGPKSWPSGLNKREWLVFYRVNGMVLKGVGVIDGRGQTWWDLPCKPHRNVNKTAHAGPCESPAALRFFMSSNLIMESLSIKNSPQVHLKFDECHVVHINLLRIISPSSSPNTDGIHIENSNSVEIYNSVISNGDDCVSIGSGSYDIDVRNLTCGPGGHGISIGSLGDRNSRACVSNVTVRDSVIKFSDNGVRIKTWQGGSGSVSGVTFDNIHMDTVRNPIIIDQYYCTAKSCANKTSAVYVNDIVYQSIKGTYDIRSPPMHFGCSNNVPCTNLTLSDIELLPSKGETDVDPFCWNAYGITDEFSVPSIPCLKSNPSTSLLGGLSGKCGSP; the protein is encoded by the exons ATGACAATCCCAACCCAAAACCAGAGCCACCGTCTCAGCCTCCTTCTCTCTCACCAAACCCTAGTGACCCGTCACAATCTCCATCTCAGTCCCAAGATTCCGACCACGAAGTAGTCTACAACGTCAGGCACTATGGTGCGGTAGGCAACGGTGTCTCTGACGACACTGAATCGTTCAAGAAAGCTTGGGATTCAGCTTGTagcaacgacaacaacaacactgtGTCGGTCTTGCTTGTGCCTTACGGTTTTACTTTTATGATCCATTCCACTATTTTCACTGGTCCTTGTCGCTCTTACCAATACTTCCAA GTTGATGGGACCATCGTGCCACGGGATGGACCAAAGTCGTGGCCGAGCGgtttaaacaaaagagaatGGCTCGTCTTTTATAGAGTCAACGGAATGGTTCTAAAAGGTGTGGGAGTTATCGACGGCCGTGGACAAACTTGGTGGGATCTTCCCTGCAAACCTCATCGG AATGTCAACAAAACTGCACATGCTGGTCCATGCGAAAGCCCCGCG GCTTTGAGGTTCTTTATGAGCTCGAATCTAATTATGGAAAGTCTGAGTATAAAGAACAGCCCACAGGTTCACCTCAAATTCGACGAATGCCATGTAGTTCATATCAACCTCCTTCGAATAATATCTCCGTCTTCTAGTCCCAACACTGACGGCATCCACATTGAGAACTCCAACTCCGTTGAGATTTACAACTCTGTTATCTCCAACG GAGATGATTGTGTCTCGATAGGATCCGGATCATACGATATCGATGTACGAAATCTCACTTGTGGACCAGGCGGGCATGGAATTAG CATTGGAAGTTTGGGCGACAGAAACTCACGGGCATGCGTCTCCAACGTTACGGTTAGAGACTCTGTCATAAAATTTTCGGACAACGGAGTACGGATCAAGACGTGGCAAGGTGGATCCGGGTCTGTCTCGGGTGTAACGTTTGACAATATCCATATGGATACTGTCCGCAATCCGATAATCATAGATCAGTACTATTGCACGGCTAAAAGTTGTGCTAACAAAACATCTGCAGTTTATGTGAATGATATAGTATATCAAAGTATAAAAGGCACATACGATATTCGTAGTCCCCCTATGCATTTTGGATGTAGCAACAATGTCCCGTGCACAAACTTAACACTTTCGGATATTGAATTGTTACCTTCAAAAGGAGAGACTGATGTGGATCCGTTCTGTTGGAATGCTTATGGAATCACAGATGAGTTCTCTGTACCTTCAATCCCGTGTCTCAAATCGAATCCGTCGACGTCTTTGTTAGGTGGTCTTTCAGGGAAATGTGGATCACCATGA